The following are from one region of the Syngnathus acus chromosome 10, fSynAcu1.2, whole genome shotgun sequence genome:
- the leap2 gene encoding liver-expressed antimicrobial peptide 2: MQENSGVPQRKLSLCVLMLLLLLLQQVCSGPLASPVQSPYSAHKRLARMSPLWRIMNSKPFGAFCQNNYECSTGLCRMGRCSNHQPPPSEPLND; this comes from the exons ATGCAGGAGAACAGTGGCGTCCCACAGAGGAAACTTTCTCTTTGCGttctgatgctgctgctgctcctgttGCAGCAG GTGTGCTCGGGTCCGTTGGCCTCGCCGGTGCAGAGTCCATACTCGGCGCACAAGAGATTAGCCCGCATGAGCCCGCTGTGGAGGATCATGAACAGCAAACCTTTTGGTGCTTTTTGTCAGAACAACTATGAATGCTCCACTGGACTCTGCAG gatggGACGCTGCTCTAACCACCAGCCGCCACCCTCCGAGCCCCTCAACGACTAG
- the LOC119129681 gene encoding macrophage mannose receptor 1-like produces MPSADQCALGWRGHGTSCYKKMEVPNGWLGAWHHCVWLGGNLVSITSSAEENFVKATMGVDTRFWLGLSNQKCDKVWCRFEGGSQKLTWSDGQTIKHTNWAPNQLESADVASCAYVNQKVWKNSGKWRSGSCASSLAYMCKRPLDCPTCSPKSGPAVVKTSDCDDGNVLYGDHCYFHGTSRETQEDAEEFCLARGAQLPRVHSKRDGQFLYGKHQEEPP; encoded by the exons ATGCCCTCAGCCGACCAGTGTGCTCTCGGGTGGCGCGGGCACGGCAccagctgctacaagaagatggaagtccccaacggttggctgggcgCCTGGCACCACTGCGTCTGGCTGGGCGGCAACCTGGTCTCGAtcacctcctcggccgaggaaaACTTTGTGAAGGCGACCATGGGCGTGGACACCCGCTTCTGGCTGGGACTTtccaaccag AAATGCGACAAGGTCTGGTGTCGCTTTGAAGGCGGGAGCCAGAAGCTGACCTGGTCCGATGGCCAGACAATAAAGCACACCAACTGGGCCCCAAATCAACTCGAAAG cgccgacgttgcgtcctgcgcctacgtcaaccaaaAGGTTTGGAAGAATTCCGGGAAGTGGAGGTCTGGCTCCTGCGCTTCCTCCTTagcctacatgtgcaaacggccgctGG ACTGCCCGACGTGTTCCCCCAAAAGTGGTCCTGCTGTAGTGaaga CTTCTGACTGCGACGATGGCAACGTCCTTTATGGCGATCATTGCTATTTTCATGGCACGAGTCGTGAAACTCAAGAGGATGCTGAGGAGTTCTGTCTCGCCCGGGGAGCCCAACTGCCTCGCGTCCACTCTAAGCGAGATGGCCAATTCCTGTATGGTAAGCACCAAGAAGAACCGCCGTAG
- the LOC119129680 gene encoding macrophage mannose receptor 1-like: MTLCSKVGCRAKQECALIWPPVPQIVPSDGKCDPGWVEQDSSCYKKEVKPNGWLGAWHHCVWLGGNLVSITSSTEEDFVKTTMDKDTPFWLGLSNQKCDDSWCRFEGRSQKLAWSDGQTTTHRNWAPKELESADVASCAYVNQGGIGEPGKWRSGSCHSSLAYMCKRPQSCPEGQTCSPKHGPAVVKSELQHAYLHFGRLVTVTFFFAGPAAYCDDNTFHYDDYCYRYEKTHENYDNAEKFCQARGGHLASVHSKQEAQFVYDHSQTQQSALVGLKNTTGDDYEWSDGTTFEYKQWEKGTSGDCVFPNSVGELSGCQCSTARPFFCKTAKHGGTRRLASSVSLVSWTDKCGWWLDNPTDDFCYLMISQPTKTWQKAQDDCKRLEGDLLSITDSREEAFIKGIAMVLMGDDASLWLGANGGIEGDGGKWVDGSPFSYLHSSAGDANGGKCLSLLTGSSDWERDKCDNMKGYVCKKRGKGKTAKPQLLLHDGYKEEFVCQDDSRLLECSDESVIRVQSAFLGRRRSNVCLSGGAGSHGRCRMKGALSHFRALCDKHQICPIQPTDTDPCPGVSKYLHIVYSCEEKVCLDSLGIASGGIPDSSFSASSSAINGEPHKARLGGSGCWRPSKILGSWIQVNLGQRFKVTGIVTQRCLYEGYSSSIFELQFSIDGKTWYRHPEQPVVGTYMLTRFVLAQYIRLLPKFFGLRFDVLGCMPDDTSRDILCSSTATSLGIDGSMTVRCPPGCAQTYTVYGTQIYKQESNICAAAIHSGVIENAIGGIVTLLKRDPQKAYNSSARNGITSSVGDGLARSPSYTFGDQEPRCLGPEWEEFADFCYKRFDERKTWYGARQNCSCLNAKLVSIRSKVERDWLQDLLTSAPGNTWIGLNALVVPGKFAWSDHQKVTLTNWAPEELGDRLENCVATLSQSGKWKMMSCAQLNGYMCKMPMERYALDKGANTSGE, encoded by the exons ATGACCCTTTGCTCAAAAGTGGGCTGCAGGGCAAAACAGGAGTGTGCTCTGATCTGGCCGCCTGTTCCCCAAATTGTGCCCTCAGACGGCAAGTGTGATCCCGGGTGGGTCGAGCAGGACTccagctgctacaagaaggagGTGaagcccaacggttggctgggggcctgGCACCACTGCGTCTGGCTGGGCGGAAACCTGGTCTCGATCACCTCCTCGACCGAGGAAGACTTTGTGAAGACGACCATGGACAAGGACACCCccttctggctgggactctccaaccag AAATGCGACGACTCCTGGTGTCGCTTTGAAGGCAGGAGCCAGAAGCTGGCCTGGTCTGATGGCCAGACAACAACACACCGCAACTGGGCCCCAAAAGAACTCGAAAG cgccgacgttgcgtcctgcgcctacgtcaaccaagggggAATAGGAGAGCCTGGGAAGTGGCGCTCTGGCTCCTGTCATTCCTCgttggcctacatgtgcaaacggccgcAGA gCTGCCCAGAGGGACAGACGTGTTCCCCCAAACATGGTCCTGCTGTAGTGaagagtgagttgcagcacgCTTATTTGCACTTTGGCCGTCTTGTCACGGTAACGTTTTTCTTTGCGGGCCCAGCTGCCTACTGCGATGACAACACCTTCCACTATGACGATTATTGTTACCGTTACGAGAAGACGCATGAAAATTATGACAATGCTGAGAAGTTCTGTCAAGCCCGGGGAGGCCACCTGGCTAGCGTCCACTCTAAGCAAGAGGCCCAATTTGTGTATG ATCACTCGCAGACCCAACAATCTGCTTTGGTGGGACTCAAGAATACGACGGGCGACGACTACGAGTGGAGTGACGGAACAACCTTT GAGTACAAACAATGGGAAAAAGGCACCTCGGGGGACTGTGTGttcccaaattctgttggGGAGTTGAGTGGCTGTCAGTGCTCAACGGCGCGGCCATTcttctgcaaaacag CCAAGCACGGAGGGACTCGACGGCTGGCATCATCAGTCAGCCTCGTCA GCTGGACTGAcaaatgcggctggtggctaGACAACCCCACcgacgacttctgctacctgatgatcagccagcccaccaagacctggcaGAAGGCGCAAGACGACTGCAAACGCCTCGAAGGggacctgctcagcatcaccgacTCGCGTGAGGAGGCCTTCATAAAGG GTATCGCCATGGTTCTGATGGGTGATGACGCCTCcctgtggttgggcgccaaCGGAGGCATCGAGGGTGACGGCGGCAAGTGGGTTGACGGATCCCCCTTCTCTTACCTCCACTCGAGTGCAG gtgACGCCAACGGGGGGAAATGTCTTTCCTTGCTCACCGGCAGCAGTGACTGGGAGCGTGACAAGTGCGACAACATGAAaggctacgtctgcaagaaaagaggaaaag GAAAGACAGCAAAACCCCAGCTGCTGCTACATGACG gCTACAAGGAGGAATTTGTCTGCCAAGACGATTCGAGACTCCTTGAATGTTCCGATGAAAGCGTCATCCGCGTACAGTCGGCTTTCCTCGGACGGAGGCGTAGCAACGTCTGTCTGAGTGGCGGCGCCGGATCACACG GTCGCTGCAGGATGAAAGGGGCTCTCTCTCACTTTAGAGCATTGTGTGACAAACATCAGATTTGCCCCATTCAACCTACGGATACGGACCCCTGCCCTGGTGTCTCCAAATACCTCCACATTGTCTACAGCTGTGAGGAGAAAG TGTGTCTTGACAGTCTGGGCATCGCTAGCGGGGGAATCCCAGACTCCTCCTTTtcagcctcttcctctgcgATCAATGGCGAACCTCACAAAGCGCGTCTGGGGGGCAGCGGTTGCTGGAGACCGTCCAAAATac TCGGCAGCTGGATCCAGGTGAACCTCGGTCAGCGCTTCAAGGTGACGGGCATTGTGACCCAGAGGTGTCTCTACGAAGGGTATTCTTCCAGCATATTTGAGTTGCAGTTCAGTATTGACGGAAAGACTTGGTATCGCCACCCAGAGCAG CCTGTTGTGGGGACGTACATGCTAACCAGGTTCGTGTTGGCCCAGTACATCCGCCTTCTGCCAAAGTTTTTTGGCCTTCGCTTTGACGTCTTAGGGTGCATGCCTGACGACACCTCTCGCG ACATCTTATGCAGCAGCACAGCCACCAGCCTCGGCATCGACGGTTCAATGAC GGTCCGGTGCCCGCCGGGCTGCGCCCAAACCTACACGGTCTACGGAACACAGATCTACAAACAA GAGTCAAACATCTGCGCGGCTGCCATTCACTCGGGCGTCATTGAGAACGCGATTGGAGGAATTGTGACTTTGCTGAAGAGAGACCCACAGAAGGCCTACAACAGCTCCGCCAGGAACGGGATCACCTCGAG TGTTGGTGACGGTTTGGCTCGATCTCCGTCTTACACTTTTGGAGACCAGG AGCCGAGATGCTTGGGACCTGAATGGGAGGAGTTTGCGGACTTTTGCTACAAACGTTTTGATGAGAGAAAGACGTGGTACGGCGCTCGACAAAACTGCTCCTGTCTGAATGCCAAGCTGGTGTCCATTCGCTCCAAGGTTGAGCGGGATTGGCTGCAAGACCTCCTGACGTCAG CACCCGGCAACACGTGGATCGGACTGAACGCCCTGGTGGTTCCCGGCAAATTCGCGTGGTCGGACCACCAGAAGGTGACCTTAACCAACTGGGCTCCGGAAGAACTTGGCGACAGGTTGGAGAATTGCGTGGCCACCTTGAGCCAG TCTGGCAAATGGAAGATGATGTCGTGCGCGCAACTCAACGGCTACATGTGTAAGATGCCCATGGAGCGTTATGCGCTGGATAAAGGCGCCAATACAAGTGGCGAGTAA
- the LOC119129396 gene encoding sodium/calcium exchanger 1-like isoform X2, translated as MPPPTSYPSCFCLCLCAASLVLLSCAGCVRAHSPEKNCSAGGDPCQDGVLLPVWNPQNPSVGDKVARAIVYFVALVYMFLGMSIIADRFMSSIEVITSQEKEITIKKPNGETTTATVRIWNETVSNLTLMALGSSAPEILLSVIEVCGHNFSAGALGPSTIVGSAAFNMFVIIALCVYVVPDGETRRIKHLRVFFVTAAWSIFAYIWLYLILSVFSPGEVEIWEAVLTFLFFPLCVVQAWVADRRLLLYKYTRKRYRADKHRGVIIETEAGPDVGGTLGQGGFTKMDMLELDGQMALNCHGALDGGLMEEGVAKDEEDEARRDMARTLKELKQRHPDKDMEQLIEMANYQVLMQQQKSRAFYRIQATRMMIGAGNILKKHAADQARKVVSSHETQAREDDPHTVRLEFQPALYQCFENCGSLKLTVSRHGGDAGVTVKVDYRTEDGTANAGSDYEFAEGTLLFKPGETLKEITVGVIDDDIFEEDEYFYVHLSNPRLVGYPEISTSPLDAGSAPKAVLGDNHTATVTIYDDDHAGIFTFESSSQRVSESVGVMEVKVLRTSGARGLVAVPYRTLDGTARAGEDYEPAAGKLEFQNDETMKIIEVRIIDDEEYEKNKSFTVELGEPLLLEIGQKHGDSNENKPAEEDEVAKMGCPSLGEHTQVHVVIEESYEFKNTVDKLIKKTNLALVVGSSSWREQFVSAVTVSAGDDDDDESSEERLPSCFDYIMHFLTVFWKVLFAFVPPTEYWNGWACFIVSISLIGVLTAFTGDLASHFGCTIGLKDSVTAVVFVALGTSVPDTFASKVAAIQDQYADASIGNVTGSNAVNVFLGIGVAWTIAAVAWRVRGKTFLVDPGNLAFSVTLFTIMASLCVATLLYRRRPTAAGGELGGPRTCKFLTSLFFVSLWLVYILLASLEAYCHLPTL; from the exons ATGCCCCCGCCCACGTCCTACCCGTCCTGCTTCTGTCTTTGCTTGTGCGCCGCTTCGCTTGTGCTCCTGTCCTGCGCCGGATGCGTCCGTGCCCATTCACCTGAGAAGAACTGCTCCGCCGGGGGGGACCCGTGTCAGGATG GCGTGCTGCTGCCTGTGTGGAACCCCCAAAACCCATCGGTGGGTGACAAAGTGGCTCGGGCGATTGTGTACTTCGTAGCGCTCGTCTACATGTTCCTGGGCATGAGCATCATTGCGGACCGATTCATGTCCTCCATAGAA GTTATAACATCACAGGAAAAGGAAATAACCATCAAGAAGCCCAACGGCGAGACCACCACTGCCACAGTCAGGATTTGGAACGAGACAGTTTCCAATCTCACCCTCATGGCCTTAGGCTCCAGCGCCCCTGAGATCTTGCTGTCTGTCATCGAG GTGTGCGGTCACAACTTCTCTGCGGGTGCTCTGGGCCCGAGCACCATCGTGGGCAGCGCCGCCTTCAACATGTTCGTCATCATCGCGTTGTGCGTCTACGTGGTGCCCGACGGCGAGACGCGCAGGATCAAGCACCTGCGCGTATTTTTCGTCACGGCCGCCTGGAGCATCTTCGCCTACATTTGGTTGTACCTCATCCTCAGCGTCTTCTCTCCCGGCGAGGTGGAG atatggGAGGCGGTGCTGACCTTCCTTTTCTTCCCGCTATGCGTGGTCCAAGCCTGGGTGGCTGACCGTCGCCTCCTCTTGTACAAGTACACCCGCAAGCGTTACCGCGCTGACAAGCACCGAGGCGTCATTATCGAGACGGAAGCGGGGCCGGACGTGGGCGGGACGCTTGGCCAGGGCGGCTTTACCAAAATGGACATGCTGGAGCTGGACGGTCAGATGGCGCTCAACTGCCACGGCGCCCTGGACGGCGGACTGATGGAAGAAGGCGTGGCCaaggacgaggaggacgaggcCCGGCGGGACATGGCCAGAACGCTGAAAGAGCTCAAGCAGCGGCACCCCGATAAAGACATGGAGCAGCTCATTGAGATGGCCAACTATCAG GTTCTGATGCAGCAGCAGAAGAGCCGAGCGTTCTACCGTATCCAAGCCACTCGAATGATGATCGGAGCCGGAAACATCCTCAAGAAGCACGCCGCCGATCAGGCTCGCAAG GTAGTGAGCAGCCACGAGACCCAGGCCCGAGAAGATGACCCGCACACTGTCCGGCTAGAGTTTCAGCCCGCGTTGTACCAGTGTTTTGAGAACTGCGGCTCCCTTAAGCTGACCGTCTCCAGACATGGAGGAGACGCTGGAGTCACTGTCAAG GTGGACTACCGCACCGAGGACGGCACAGCCAACGCCGGCTCCGACTACGAGTTTGCTGAGGGAACGCTTCTGTTCAAGCCCGGCGAGACCCTCAAAG AGATCACGGTGGGGGTGATCGATGACGACATTTTCGAGGAGGACGAGTACTTCTACGTGCACCTGAGCAACCCGCGATTGGTGGGCTACCCCGAGATTAGCACCTCCCCCCTTGACGCCGGCTCTGCCCCCAAAGCTGTGCTGGGTGACAACCACACGGCTACAGTGACCATTTATGATGACGACCACGCCG GTATCTTCACCTTCGAGAGCAGCAGTCAGCGAGTGAGCGAGAGCGTGGGCGTAATGGAAGTGAAGGTGCTGCGGACGTCGGGCGCTCGAGGGCTGGTGGCCGTCCCCTACCGCACGCTGGACGGCACGGCCAGGGCGGGAGAGGACTACGAGCCGGCGGCGGGCAAGTTGGAATTTCAAAACGACGAGACCAT GAAGATCATCGAGGTGAGGATCATTGATGACGAGGAGTACGAGAAGAACAAGAGCTTCACCGTCGAGCTGGGCGAGCCGCTTCTCTTGGAGATCGGACAGAAGCACG gAGACTCCAATGAGAACAAACCggcggaggaggacgaggTGGCCAAGATGGGCTGCCCCAGCCTGGGCGAGCACACGCAAGTGCACGTCGTCATCGAGGAGTCCTACGAGTTTAAG AATACAGTAGACAAGCTGATCAAGAAGACAAATCTTGCCTTGGTGGTGGGAAGCAGCAGCTGGAGGGAGCAGTTTGTTAGTGCGGTCACTGTCAGtgcag gagacgacgacgacgacgagagCAGCGAGGAGCGCCTGCCGTCGTGCTTCGACTACATCATGCACTTCCTGACCGTCTTCTGGAAGGTTCTGTTCGCCTTTGTCCCGCCCACTGAATACTGGAACGGCTGGGCCTGCTTCATCGTGTCCATCTCGTTGATTGGCGTGCTGACGGCCTTCACCGGCGACCTGGCGTCGCACTTTGGCTGCACCATCGGCCTGAAGGACTCGGTGACGGCTGTGGTCTTCGTGGCGTTGGGCACCTCGGTGCCAG ACACGTTCGCCAGCAAGGTGGCGGCCATCCAGGACCAGTACGCCGACGCGTCCATCGGCAACGTGACGGGCTCCAACGCCGTCAACGTCTTCCTGGGCATCGGCGTGGCCTGGACCATCGCCGCCGTAGCCTGGCGCGTCCGTGGCAAGACCTTCCTCGTGGACCCTGGCAACCTGGCCTTCTCCGTCACCCTCTTCACCATCATGGCGTCGTTGTGCGTCGCCACGCTGCTTTACCGGCGGCGTCCCACCGCGGCCGGCGGCGAGCTGGGCGGCCCGAGGACTTGCAAGTTTCTGACCTCGCTTTTCTTCGTGTCACTCTGGCTAGTTTACATCCTGCTGGCCTCGCTGGAAGCCTACTGCCACTTGCCCACCTTGTAG
- the LOC119129396 gene encoding sodium/calcium exchanger 1-like isoform X1 has protein sequence MPPPTSYPSCFCLCLCAASLVLLSCAGCVRAHSPEKNCSAGGDPCQDGVLLPVWNPQNPSVGDKVARAIVYFVALVYMFLGMSIIADRFMSSIEVITSQEKEITIKKPNGETTTATVRIWNETVSNLTLMALGSSAPEILLSVIEVCGHNFSAGALGPSTIVGSAAFNMFVIIALCVYVVPDGETRRIKHLRVFFVTAAWSIFAYIWLYLILSVFSPGEVEIWEAVLTFLFFPLCVVQAWVADRRLLLYKYTRKRYRADKHRGVIIETEAGPDVGGTLGQGGFTKMDMLELDGQMALNCHGALDGGLMEEGVAKDEEDEARRDMARTLKELKQRHPDKDMEQLIEMANYQVLMQQQKSRAFYRIQATRMMIGAGNILKKHAADQARKVVSSHETQAREDDPHTVRLEFQPALYQCFENCGSLKLTVSRHGGDAGVTVKVDYRTEDGTANAGSDYEFAEGTLLFKPGETLKEITVGVIDDDIFEEDEYFYVHLSNPRLVGYPEISTSPLDAGSAPKAVLGDNHTATVTIYDDDHAGIFTFESSSQRVSESVGVMEVKVLRTSGARGLVAVPYRTLDGTARAGEDYEPAAGKLEFQNDETMKIIEVRIIDDEEYEKNKSFTVELGEPLLLEIGQKHGDSNENKPAEEDEVAKMGCPSLGEHTQVHVVIEESYEFKRAVDVLLEKRAQNTVDKLIKKTNLALVVGSSSWREQFVSAVTVSAGDDDDDESSEERLPSCFDYIMHFLTVFWKVLFAFVPPTEYWNGWACFIVSISLIGVLTAFTGDLASHFGCTIGLKDSVTAVVFVALGTSVPDTFASKVAAIQDQYADASIGNVTGSNAVNVFLGIGVAWTIAAVAWRVRGKTFLVDPGNLAFSVTLFTIMASLCVATLLYRRRPTAAGGELGGPRTCKFLTSLFFVSLWLVYILLASLEAYCHLPTL, from the exons ATGCCCCCGCCCACGTCCTACCCGTCCTGCTTCTGTCTTTGCTTGTGCGCCGCTTCGCTTGTGCTCCTGTCCTGCGCCGGATGCGTCCGTGCCCATTCACCTGAGAAGAACTGCTCCGCCGGGGGGGACCCGTGTCAGGATG GCGTGCTGCTGCCTGTGTGGAACCCCCAAAACCCATCGGTGGGTGACAAAGTGGCTCGGGCGATTGTGTACTTCGTAGCGCTCGTCTACATGTTCCTGGGCATGAGCATCATTGCGGACCGATTCATGTCCTCCATAGAA GTTATAACATCACAGGAAAAGGAAATAACCATCAAGAAGCCCAACGGCGAGACCACCACTGCCACAGTCAGGATTTGGAACGAGACAGTTTCCAATCTCACCCTCATGGCCTTAGGCTCCAGCGCCCCTGAGATCTTGCTGTCTGTCATCGAG GTGTGCGGTCACAACTTCTCTGCGGGTGCTCTGGGCCCGAGCACCATCGTGGGCAGCGCCGCCTTCAACATGTTCGTCATCATCGCGTTGTGCGTCTACGTGGTGCCCGACGGCGAGACGCGCAGGATCAAGCACCTGCGCGTATTTTTCGTCACGGCCGCCTGGAGCATCTTCGCCTACATTTGGTTGTACCTCATCCTCAGCGTCTTCTCTCCCGGCGAGGTGGAG atatggGAGGCGGTGCTGACCTTCCTTTTCTTCCCGCTATGCGTGGTCCAAGCCTGGGTGGCTGACCGTCGCCTCCTCTTGTACAAGTACACCCGCAAGCGTTACCGCGCTGACAAGCACCGAGGCGTCATTATCGAGACGGAAGCGGGGCCGGACGTGGGCGGGACGCTTGGCCAGGGCGGCTTTACCAAAATGGACATGCTGGAGCTGGACGGTCAGATGGCGCTCAACTGCCACGGCGCCCTGGACGGCGGACTGATGGAAGAAGGCGTGGCCaaggacgaggaggacgaggcCCGGCGGGACATGGCCAGAACGCTGAAAGAGCTCAAGCAGCGGCACCCCGATAAAGACATGGAGCAGCTCATTGAGATGGCCAACTATCAG GTTCTGATGCAGCAGCAGAAGAGCCGAGCGTTCTACCGTATCCAAGCCACTCGAATGATGATCGGAGCCGGAAACATCCTCAAGAAGCACGCCGCCGATCAGGCTCGCAAG GTAGTGAGCAGCCACGAGACCCAGGCCCGAGAAGATGACCCGCACACTGTCCGGCTAGAGTTTCAGCCCGCGTTGTACCAGTGTTTTGAGAACTGCGGCTCCCTTAAGCTGACCGTCTCCAGACATGGAGGAGACGCTGGAGTCACTGTCAAG GTGGACTACCGCACCGAGGACGGCACAGCCAACGCCGGCTCCGACTACGAGTTTGCTGAGGGAACGCTTCTGTTCAAGCCCGGCGAGACCCTCAAAG AGATCACGGTGGGGGTGATCGATGACGACATTTTCGAGGAGGACGAGTACTTCTACGTGCACCTGAGCAACCCGCGATTGGTGGGCTACCCCGAGATTAGCACCTCCCCCCTTGACGCCGGCTCTGCCCCCAAAGCTGTGCTGGGTGACAACCACACGGCTACAGTGACCATTTATGATGACGACCACGCCG GTATCTTCACCTTCGAGAGCAGCAGTCAGCGAGTGAGCGAGAGCGTGGGCGTAATGGAAGTGAAGGTGCTGCGGACGTCGGGCGCTCGAGGGCTGGTGGCCGTCCCCTACCGCACGCTGGACGGCACGGCCAGGGCGGGAGAGGACTACGAGCCGGCGGCGGGCAAGTTGGAATTTCAAAACGACGAGACCAT GAAGATCATCGAGGTGAGGATCATTGATGACGAGGAGTACGAGAAGAACAAGAGCTTCACCGTCGAGCTGGGCGAGCCGCTTCTCTTGGAGATCGGACAGAAGCACG gAGACTCCAATGAGAACAAACCggcggaggaggacgaggTGGCCAAGATGGGCTGCCCCAGCCTGGGCGAGCACACGCAAGTGCACGTCGTCATCGAGGAGTCCTACGAGTTTAAG agAGCTGTGGATGTGCTTTTGGAGAAGCGTGCCCAG AATACAGTAGACAAGCTGATCAAGAAGACAAATCTTGCCTTGGTGGTGGGAAGCAGCAGCTGGAGGGAGCAGTTTGTTAGTGCGGTCACTGTCAGtgcag gagacgacgacgacgacgagagCAGCGAGGAGCGCCTGCCGTCGTGCTTCGACTACATCATGCACTTCCTGACCGTCTTCTGGAAGGTTCTGTTCGCCTTTGTCCCGCCCACTGAATACTGGAACGGCTGGGCCTGCTTCATCGTGTCCATCTCGTTGATTGGCGTGCTGACGGCCTTCACCGGCGACCTGGCGTCGCACTTTGGCTGCACCATCGGCCTGAAGGACTCGGTGACGGCTGTGGTCTTCGTGGCGTTGGGCACCTCGGTGCCAG ACACGTTCGCCAGCAAGGTGGCGGCCATCCAGGACCAGTACGCCGACGCGTCCATCGGCAACGTGACGGGCTCCAACGCCGTCAACGTCTTCCTGGGCATCGGCGTGGCCTGGACCATCGCCGCCGTAGCCTGGCGCGTCCGTGGCAAGACCTTCCTCGTGGACCCTGGCAACCTGGCCTTCTCCGTCACCCTCTTCACCATCATGGCGTCGTTGTGCGTCGCCACGCTGCTTTACCGGCGGCGTCCCACCGCGGCCGGCGGCGAGCTGGGCGGCCCGAGGACTTGCAAGTTTCTGACCTCGCTTTTCTTCGTGTCACTCTGGCTAGTTTACATCCTGCTGGCCTCGCTGGAAGCCTACTGCCACTTGCCCACCTTGTAG